One window from the genome of Candidatus Krumholzibacteriia bacterium encodes:
- a CDS encoding sigma-54 dependent transcriptional regulator, with protein sequence MARQEKEVSMAGERILVVDDEKSMCQFLSIMLRKEGYDITTVSTGKKAIEEVNGSRFDVVLTDIKMAGMDGMEVLREIKRIDPTMPVVIMTAYASQKTAIEAVNQGAFHYLIKHAKNEEIKMVVRNALDMRKVRTENVMLKKQLKRTADLRTIIGKSEEMQKVFGLVDKVADTESTILIYGESGTGKELIARAIHFRSSRANGPFVSINCGALPESLLESELFGHVKGSFTGAIKDKEGLFKVAQGGTFFLDEIGETSPTIQVKLLRVLQEREVIPVGGTNPIKVDVRLVAATNADLEKAIKQERFRADLYYRLNVIPVQLPPLRKRRDDIPLIVQHFLKKYNEDLPESRQKGITREAMEILVVYDWPGNVRELENVVERALILEESDQITPGSLPEKICQREPNSHSLITERAQVTLDELEKEYLIKVLNDTNWQKKKASQILGINASTLYRKIQRYGLDKEMEKVLIDAD encoded by the coding sequence ATGGCCCGACAAGAAAAGGAAGTCAGCATGGCTGGAGAACGCATTCTGGTGGTGGACGACGAGAAGAGCATGTGCCAGTTCCTTTCGATCATGCTCCGCAAGGAGGGCTACGACATCACGACGGTGAGTACGGGCAAGAAGGCGATCGAAGAAGTGAACGGAAGCCGTTTCGACGTCGTTCTCACGGATATCAAGATGGCGGGCATGGACGGCATGGAGGTGCTGCGTGAGATCAAGCGCATCGACCCCACCATGCCGGTGGTGATCATGACGGCGTACGCCTCGCAGAAGACGGCCATCGAGGCGGTGAACCAGGGGGCGTTTCACTACCTGATCAAGCACGCCAAGAACGAAGAGATCAAGATGGTGGTGCGCAACGCGCTGGACATGAGGAAGGTGCGTACCGAGAACGTCATGCTCAAGAAGCAGCTCAAGCGCACCGCCGATCTGCGCACCATCATCGGCAAGAGCGAGGAGATGCAGAAGGTGTTCGGTCTGGTGGACAAGGTGGCCGACACGGAGTCCACCATCCTCATCTATGGTGAGAGCGGAACCGGCAAGGAACTGATCGCGCGCGCCATTCATTTTAGATCGTCGCGCGCCAATGGTCCCTTCGTGAGCATCAACTGCGGCGCGCTTCCCGAGAGCCTGCTGGAGAGCGAGCTGTTCGGTCACGTGAAGGGCTCCTTCACCGGCGCCATCAAGGACAAGGAAGGCCTGTTCAAGGTGGCGCAGGGCGGGACGTTCTTCCTGGATGAGATCGGCGAGACCTCGCCCACCATTCAAGTCAAGTTACTGCGTGTCTTGCAGGAGCGCGAGGTGATCCCGGTGGGCGGCACCAACCCCATCAAGGTGGACGTGCGCCTGGTGGCCGCCACCAACGCCGACCTGGAGAAGGCCATCAAGCAGGAGCGCTTCCGCGCCGACCTCTACTACCGGCTCAACGTCATCCCGGTGCAGCTGCCGCCGCTGCGCAAGCGCCGCGACGACATCCCGCTCATCGTCCAGCACTTCCTCAAGAAGTACAACGAGGACCTGCCCGAGTCGCGCCAGAAGGGCATCACCCGCGAGGCCATGGAGATCCTGGTGGTGTACGACTGGCCCGGCAACGTGCGCGAGCTGGAGAACGTGGTGGAGCGGGCGCTGATCCTGGAGGAGAGCGACCAGATCACGCCGGGCTCGCTCCCGGAGAAGATCTGCCAGCGCGAGCCCAACTCGCACTCGCTGATCACCGAGCGGGCCCAGGTCACCCTGGACGAGCTGGAGAAGGAGTACCTCATTAAAGTTCTCAACGACACCAACTGGCAGAAGAAGAAGGCCAGCCAGATCCTTGGGATAAACGCCTCCACGCTGTACCGCAAGATCCAGCGCTACGGGCTCGACAAGGAAATGGAGAAGGTGCTGATCGACGCGGATTAG
- a CDS encoding helix-hairpin-helix domain-containing protein, translating into MRRVVGAGLLVILLGGDHIVRWVDDQRVPAARVAQPSAQQPSTAESQRRPAARPSLPYPAAYHDDPLHFLSTAPAESLALLPGIGPVLAGRIVGERAARGPFTSWTEVDRVSGVGPVTVRRLEAASRRR; encoded by the coding sequence ATGCGACGGGTGGTGGGGGCGGGGCTCCTCGTGATTCTGCTGGGTGGAGACCACATCGTGCGCTGGGTGGACGACCAGCGGGTGCCGGCGGCCCGCGTCGCGCAGCCATCCGCGCAGCAACCATCCACCGCCGAAAGCCAGCGCCGCCCCGCCGCGCGCCCGTCCCTGCCGTATCCCGCCGCGTATCACGACGATCCGCTGCACTTTCTCTCCACCGCTCCCGCAGAATCTCTCGCACTCCTGCCCGGTATCGGACCGGTACTTGCCGGGCGCATCGTCGGCGAGCGCGCTGCCCGGGGTCCGTTCACCTCCTGGACGGAAGTCGACCGGGTGAGCGGCGTGGGACCGGTGACGGTCCGGCGCCTCGAAGCCGCCTCGCGGCGCCGCTAG
- a CDS encoding type IV pilus twitching motility protein PilT, translated as MINLRDLLQEMIEAGASDLHLTAGLPPMIRVDGNVRPTDREPLSPEQVQSLAYSVLNEEQQKRFEAAKELDFSFGVKGMSRFRGNAYLQRGCVGLAIRQIPYEIRTFRDLGLPTVMEKLSKKQQGLILVTGPTGSGKSTTLASIIDKVNTERPAHIVTIEDPVEYIHQHKKCIVNQREVKADTESFGNALKHVLRQDPDVILIGEMRDQETMQAALTIAETGHLTLATLHTNSTFESINRIVDTFPPSQQNQVRAQLAFVLEGVLAQQLVPRMRGKGRVLVTEVMVCTPAIRAVIRDDKVHQIYGLMQAGQKHGMQTMNQALFNAVMGKEIDMEEALRRSSDPQELTQMVGGPVGVR; from the coding sequence ATGATCAACCTTCGTGATTTGCTGCAAGAGATGATCGAGGCGGGTGCGTCCGACCTCCACCTGACGGCCGGACTGCCGCCGATGATTCGCGTTGACGGCAACGTCAGGCCGACCGACCGCGAACCACTGTCGCCGGAACAGGTGCAGTCGCTTGCCTACAGCGTGCTGAACGAGGAACAGCAGAAGCGCTTCGAGGCGGCCAAGGAGCTGGACTTCTCCTTCGGCGTCAAGGGCATGAGCCGCTTCCGCGGCAACGCCTACCTGCAGCGCGGCTGCGTGGGGCTCGCCATCCGCCAGATCCCCTACGAGATCCGCACCTTCCGCGACCTCGGGCTGCCCACCGTGATGGAGAAGCTGTCCAAGAAGCAGCAGGGTCTGATTCTGGTCACCGGGCCCACCGGCAGCGGCAAATCGACCACGCTGGCGAGCATCATCGACAAGGTGAATACCGAGCGCCCGGCCCACATCGTTACCATCGAGGATCCGGTGGAGTACATCCACCAGCACAAGAAGTGCATCGTCAACCAGCGCGAGGTCAAGGCGGACACCGAGTCATTCGGCAACGCCCTCAAGCACGTCCTGCGGCAGGACCCGGACGTCATCCTCATCGGTGAGATGCGCGACCAGGAGACCATGCAGGCGGCGCTCACCATTGCGGAGACCGGACACCTTACCCTCGCCACGCTGCATACCAATTCGACCTTCGAGTCGATCAACCGCATCGTGGATACGTTCCCGCCCTCGCAGCAGAACCAGGTGCGTGCGCAGCTGGCGTTCGTGCTGGAGGGGGTGCTGGCCCAGCAGCTGGTGCCGCGTATGCGCGGAAAGGGCCGCGTGCTGGTGACCGAGGTCATGGTGTGCACGCCGGCCATTCGCGCGGTCATTCGCGACGACAAGGTGCACCAGATCTACGGTCTCATGCAGGCCGGACAGAAGCACGGCATGCAGACGATGAACCAGGCACTTTTCAATGCGGTTATGGGCAAAGAAATCGACATGGAAGAGGCGCTGCGGCGCAGCAGCGACCCGCAGGAGCTGACCCAGATGGTGGGCGGCCCCGTGGGCGTGCGTTAA
- a CDS encoding ABC transporter permease, translated as MTPILTLARFTLRNYLQERILLVVILFGVLLMGSSYVLSPLAVGAQQKIVIDIGLAAVSIFAVVLIVLLGAGSFHMEKERGILRALLAKPISRVEFMLGKYAGTVATVSAVIVLMAAVHMLVVVLSGTRITSTLAIAVYLTLLEGALVTALLTLFSSFSSPLLGSFFTIACVVAGHTAGDLLAFAERFGGTVPRLVATGAYYILPNLELLNARTEAVHNLPLPEGFVVAVTLYALAYTAGLLYLATVIFRAREVS; from the coding sequence ATGACACCCATTTTGACGCTCGCCCGCTTTACCCTGCGCAATTACCTGCAGGAGCGCATCCTGCTCGTGGTGATCCTGTTCGGGGTGCTGCTGATGGGCTCCTCGTACGTGCTCTCGCCGCTGGCGGTGGGTGCGCAGCAGAAGATCGTCATCGACATCGGGCTGGCCGCGGTCTCGATTTTTGCCGTGGTGCTCATCGTCCTGCTGGGTGCGGGCTCGTTCCACATGGAGAAGGAGCGGGGCATTCTGCGCGCGCTGCTGGCCAAGCCGATTTCGCGCGTGGAGTTCATGCTGGGCAAGTACGCCGGCACCGTGGCCACCGTGTCGGCGGTCATCGTATTGATGGCGGCCGTGCACATGCTGGTGGTGGTGCTGAGCGGTACCCGGATCACCAGCACCCTCGCCATCGCCGTCTACCTGACGTTGCTGGAGGGCGCGCTGGTCACGGCACTGCTGACGCTGTTCTCGTCGTTCAGTTCGCCGTTGCTGGGGTCATTCTTCACCATCGCCTGCGTGGTGGCGGGCCACACCGCCGGCGACCTGCTGGCATTCGCGGAACGCTTTGGCGGCACCGTGCCGCGACTGGTCGCCACCGGCGCCTACTACATTCTGCCCAATCTTGAACTGCTCAACGCGCGCACCGAAGCGGTCCACAACCTGCCGCTGCCCGAGGGCTTCGTGGTGGCGGTCACCCTGTACGCGCTGGCCTATACCGCGGGCCTCCTGTACCTGGCCACGGTGATCTTCCGGGCGCGGGAAGTGAGCTGA
- a CDS encoding ECF transporter S component: MKRTRAALLSALLTALVFVAGQALAGVPNVELVTVLVFVAGYLLGPALGALVGAAGMGAHSLLNVMGAVAPPVWVAQFVCYAVVGLVGGMLGPVLARMRRRGLASVLAAATGAALALFYQLVINAVTFFVFSSGVSVWVYVWGGIAFGAVQVAWNTAVFLFVPGTLRVLAPYRRELAARP, from the coding sequence ATGAAGCGTACGCGCGCTGCACTTCTTTCCGCCCTGCTGACGGCCCTGGTCTTCGTGGCCGGGCAGGCGCTCGCGGGCGTCCCCAACGTCGAACTCGTGACGGTACTCGTGTTCGTCGCCGGTTATCTGCTCGGCCCCGCGCTGGGTGCGTTGGTGGGGGCGGCCGGCATGGGCGCGCACTCGCTGCTCAACGTCATGGGGGCGGTGGCGCCGCCGGTGTGGGTGGCGCAGTTCGTGTGCTATGCGGTGGTCGGGCTGGTGGGGGGAATGCTGGGTCCGGTGCTGGCGCGGATGCGCCGCCGCGGGCTGGCGTCGGTGCTCGCGGCCGCCACCGGTGCGGCACTCGCGCTCTTCTATCAACTGGTGATAAACGCGGTGACGTTCTTCGTCTTTTCCAGCGGGGTGAGTGTGTGGGTCTACGTGTGGGGTGGGATCGCGTTCGGCGCGGTGCAGGTGGCGTGGAACACGGCGGTGTTTCTGTTCGTGCCGGGCACGCTGCGCGTGCTGGCGCCGTACCGGCGCGAACTGGCGGCGCGGCCGTGA
- a CDS encoding ATP-binding protein, protein MATQESATAVERRDFDRFLVLRAIIAALVVGAGVTIVELTSDAFAVGPLYGLLGASMVVGAAALGLDRAGVSRRRIAWGVVVADIALSAGIMHYGGGVDGQFTTVYCLAIAAGAFLLAMPGGLTTALLSSLCFVGFQLLEAQGILRPPGGEGLPRTVTSGLIDAYMHVSMFFLVGTVGGYLADRIKLKGRALQHAQSALEQLRVDTNYILENMSSGVLVVDTDGRVVTMNAAAEQILELAKSGVENRGIHEALTVRAPDLAHELELSLESEHGKRRQEIATHTRGGRDRPLGISISHLHDADGNRRGIIAVFQDLTEVHEMRERVRKADRLAAIGELSAGIAHELRNPLASISGSIEMLYQELELDGENKRLMELIMRESDRLDRIISDFLEFARLRTPRRFPSRVDKSLSETMVLLKKNAEKSNGIAVRLECADNLPTVYMDDEQLRQVFMNLSINACEAMVGGGTLEVVATPQGGEAIQVEFRDSGRGIDLEGVERFFEPFFTTKEGGTGLGLAIANKIVSAHGGTIGFRNRVGGGAVFTITLPVGTPVQARVDDDVAVATVE, encoded by the coding sequence GTGGCGACCCAGGAATCCGCGACCGCCGTCGAGCGACGCGACTTCGACCGGTTCCTCGTCCTGCGCGCCATCATCGCCGCACTGGTGGTGGGCGCCGGGGTGACGATCGTCGAGCTGACCAGCGACGCCTTCGCGGTGGGCCCGCTCTACGGCCTGCTGGGGGCGAGCATGGTGGTGGGCGCGGCCGCCCTGGGGCTGGACCGCGCGGGGGTGTCGAGACGGCGCATTGCGTGGGGGGTGGTGGTGGCGGACATCGCGCTCTCCGCCGGCATCATGCACTACGGCGGGGGCGTGGACGGGCAGTTCACCACCGTCTACTGCCTGGCGATTGCAGCGGGTGCGTTCCTGCTGGCCATGCCGGGCGGGCTGACCACCGCGCTGCTGTCGTCCCTGTGCTTCGTCGGATTCCAGTTGCTGGAGGCGCAGGGGATCCTGCGGCCGCCCGGGGGCGAGGGGCTGCCACGCACCGTGACCAGCGGGCTCATCGACGCCTACATGCACGTGTCGATGTTCTTTCTGGTGGGAACCGTCGGCGGCTACCTGGCGGATCGAATCAAACTGAAGGGACGGGCGCTGCAACACGCACAATCGGCGCTCGAGCAACTGCGGGTCGACACCAACTACATTCTCGAGAACATGAGCAGCGGTGTGCTGGTGGTGGACACCGACGGCCGGGTGGTCACCATGAACGCGGCCGCAGAGCAGATTCTGGAACTGGCAAAGAGCGGGGTTGAGAACCGGGGCATCCACGAGGCACTGACGGTGCGGGCCCCCGACCTGGCGCACGAGCTGGAACTGTCGCTGGAGTCGGAGCACGGCAAACGCCGCCAGGAGATCGCCACGCACACGCGCGGTGGCCGCGACCGGCCGCTGGGCATCAGCATCTCGCACCTGCACGATGCGGACGGCAACCGCCGGGGCATCATCGCCGTGTTCCAGGACCTCACCGAGGTGCACGAGATGCGCGAGCGGGTGCGCAAGGCCGACCGCCTGGCCGCCATTGGAGAACTCTCGGCGGGAATTGCGCACGAGCTGCGCAACCCGCTGGCCTCGATCTCCGGCTCCATCGAGATGCTCTACCAGGAGCTGGAGCTGGACGGAGAAAACAAGCGCCTGATGGAACTGATCATGCGCGAGTCGGACCGGCTGGACCGGATCATCTCCGACTTTCTCGAGTTTGCGCGCCTGCGCACGCCACGGCGTTTCCCGTCGCGCGTGGACAAGAGCCTGTCGGAGACGATGGTGCTGCTCAAGAAGAACGCCGAGAAGAGCAACGGCATCGCGGTGCGGCTGGAGTGCGCGGACAACCTGCCCACCGTCTACATGGACGACGAGCAGCTGCGCCAGGTGTTCATGAATCTCTCCATCAACGCCTGCGAGGCAATGGTGGGCGGCGGGACGCTGGAAGTGGTGGCGACTCCGCAGGGCGGGGAGGCCATCCAGGTGGAGTTTCGCGACAGCGGGCGCGGTATCGATCTGGAGGGGGTGGAGCGGTTCTTCGAGCCGTTCTTCACCACCAAGGAGGGTGGCACCGGGCTGGGACTGGCTATTGCCAACAAAATTGTTTCCGCGCACGGAGGAACGATTGGGTTCCGGAATCGTGTGGGCGGGGGTGCGGTGTTCACGATCACACTGCCGGTGGGGACGCCGGTGCAAGCTAGGGTCGACGACGATGTTGCCGTCGCGACCGTGGAGTAG
- a CDS encoding ABC transporter ATP-binding protein — protein sequence MVILELHGIRKSFRQGFWGVRTPVLQGVDLSLEQGEVFGFLGHNGAGKSTTMKAILGLIRPDAGSVTIFGQDGASERTRARMGYLGEEVGLYPQITGPEMLLLVGRLFRLPRAVVRRRADELIELVGLGEKRSVKIRHYSKGMKQRLGIATALMNDPELLLLDEPYSGLDPVGRKQLRELLIDLKRQGKTIMMSSHIVPDVEAVCDRVGILSGGRIARVLDLREVYADQNAQVEVTFSGVDRRRLQARDYGAREVFAGETVTIVRCDETRLKDLVADVYAAEGHVVEVKPLRTRLEDVFVDAVREFSPAAPDPAKRDSEPVLTRR from the coding sequence ATGGTTATTCTCGAATTGCACGGCATACGCAAGTCGTTCCGCCAGGGGTTCTGGGGTGTGCGCACCCCCGTCCTGCAGGGCGTGGACCTCTCCCTCGAGCAGGGGGAGGTGTTCGGCTTCCTGGGTCACAACGGCGCCGGGAAGTCGACCACCATGAAGGCCATCCTGGGCCTCATCCGCCCCGACGCGGGCTCGGTCACCATCTTCGGCCAGGACGGCGCCAGCGAGCGCACCCGCGCCCGCATGGGCTACCTGGGCGAAGAGGTCGGCCTGTACCCGCAGATCACCGGCCCCGAGATGCTGCTGCTGGTGGGGCGCCTGTTCCGCCTGCCGCGCGCGGTAGTGCGCCGCCGGGCCGACGAGCTCATCGAGCTGGTGGGCCTGGGCGAGAAGCGTTCCGTCAAGATCCGCCACTACTCCAAGGGCATGAAGCAGCGCCTGGGCATCGCCACCGCGCTCATGAACGACCCCGAGCTGCTGCTGCTGGACGAGCCCTACAGCGGCCTCGACCCGGTGGGGCGCAAGCAGCTGCGCGAACTGCTGATCGATCTCAAACGCCAGGGCAAGACCATCATGATGAGCTCGCATATCGTGCCCGACGTGGAAGCGGTGTGCGACCGGGTGGGAATTCTCAGCGGCGGGCGCATCGCCCGCGTACTCGACCTGCGCGAGGTGTACGCCGACCAGAACGCGCAGGTCGAGGTGACCTTCTCCGGTGTGGACCGCCGGCGCCTGCAGGCGCGCGACTACGGCGCGCGCGAGGTGTTCGCGGGCGAAACCGTGACCATCGTGCGCTGCGACGAGACGCGCCTCAAGGACCTGGTGGCCGACGTGTACGCTGCCGAGGGACACGTGGTGGAAGTGAAACCGTTGCGCACGCGGCTCGAAGACGTCTTCGTCGACGCCGTGCGCGAGTTCTCCCCGGCCGCGCCGGACCCGGCGAAACGAGACTCTGAACCCGTACTGACGCGCAGGTAA
- the pilB gene encoding type IV-A pilus assembly ATPase PilB: MRDRIAQKLLESSLISQDQLARALESQQSDGGTLSYNLVKTGAISEMAFAEFMGQVYNVPAVDLDSASIDGSAVDLIPADVATKFQVVPLKREGRTLTVAMANPDNIFAIDDIKFITGFDVRPVVATETAIKRTIDRLYDSADSLATIMGEIEDDFEIVEESEEAEAGAVAAAVDAPVVKLVNSLISDAVGRGASDIHIEPYEKSLRVRFRIDGMLHEMMSPPFKMKNAITSRLKIMAELDIAERRVPQDGRIKIRMHGKPIDLRVSTLPTIFGEKVVMRILDQSNLQIDLAKLGFAPSALGRFLNAIESPYGMVLVTGPTGSGKSTTLYSALQKINKVHSNIMTAEDPVEYNIPGINQVNVHEDIGFTFATALRAFLRQDPNIIMVGEIRDLDTASIAVKAALTGHLVLSTLHTNDAASSINRLVDMGIEPFLVSSSVLLIIAQRLVRRLCEKCKVPTTLHAEVLKELGILENPDELRICEPKGCPVCNDTGYKGRVGLYEVMEISSSLREMIIDRASNADIKNHAMNEGMLTLRLDGIEKFKLGHTSLEEVLRETAKG, from the coding sequence TTGAGAGACCGCATCGCCCAGAAGCTCCTGGAATCTTCGCTCATCAGCCAGGATCAGCTCGCGCGCGCCCTCGAGTCACAGCAATCCGATGGCGGAACCCTCTCCTACAACCTGGTCAAGACCGGCGCCATCTCCGAGATGGCGTTCGCCGAGTTCATGGGCCAGGTCTACAACGTCCCCGCCGTAGACCTGGACTCCGCGTCCATTGACGGCAGCGCCGTCGACCTGATCCCCGCCGACGTGGCCACCAAGTTCCAGGTGGTGCCGCTCAAGCGCGAGGGCCGCACCCTCACCGTGGCGATGGCGAACCCGGACAACATCTTCGCCATCGACGACATCAAGTTCATCACCGGCTTCGACGTCCGCCCCGTGGTGGCCACCGAGACGGCCATCAAGCGCACCATCGACCGCCTCTACGACTCGGCCGACTCGCTCGCCACCATCATGGGCGAGATCGAGGACGACTTCGAGATCGTGGAGGAGTCGGAGGAGGCGGAGGCGGGCGCGGTCGCGGCCGCCGTCGACGCGCCGGTGGTCAAGCTGGTCAACAGCCTCATATCCGACGCGGTGGGGCGGGGCGCTTCCGATATTCATATCGAACCGTATGAGAAGTCGCTGCGGGTGCGCTTCCGCATAGACGGCATGCTGCACGAGATGATGTCGCCCCCCTTCAAGATGAAGAACGCCATTACCTCGCGCCTGAAGATCATGGCGGAGCTGGACATCGCCGAGCGGCGCGTCCCCCAGGACGGCCGCATCAAGATCCGCATGCACGGCAAGCCCATCGACCTGCGTGTCAGCACGCTGCCCACGATTTTCGGCGAGAAGGTCGTGATGCGTATTCTCGACCAGAGCAACCTGCAGATCGACCTGGCCAAGCTGGGTTTCGCGCCCTCGGCGCTGGGGCGGTTCCTCAACGCCATCGAGAGCCCCTACGGCATGGTGCTGGTAACCGGGCCCACCGGTTCCGGTAAGTCGACCACGCTGTACAGCGCGCTGCAGAAGATCAACAAGGTCCACTCCAACATCATGACGGCGGAGGATCCGGTGGAGTACAACATCCCCGGCATCAACCAGGTGAACGTGCACGAGGACATCGGTTTCACCTTCGCCACCGCGCTGCGCGCATTCCTCCGGCAGGACCCCAACATCATCATGGTCGGTGAGATTCGAGACCTGGATACGGCCTCGATTGCGGTCAAGGCCGCTCTGACCGGTCACCTGGTATTGAGCACGCTGCACACCAACGACGCGGCCAGTTCCATCAACCGACTCGTGGACATGGGCATCGAACCGTTCCTGGTCTCCAGCTCAGTGCTGCTCATCATCGCCCAGCGTCTGGTGCGGCGCCTGTGCGAGAAGTGCAAGGTACCCACCACCCTGCACGCCGAGGTGCTCAAGGAGCTCGGCATACTGGAGAACCCGGACGAGCTGCGCATCTGCGAGCCCAAGGGGTGCCCGGTGTGCAACGACACCGGCTACAAGGGACGTGTGGGTCTGTATGAAGTCATGGAGATCAGCTCTTCGCTGCGCGAGATGATCATCGACCGCGCGTCGAACGCGGACATCAAGAATCACGCGATGAATGAAGGCATGCTGACACTGCGACTGGATGGCATCGAGAAGTTCAAGCTGGGGCACACGTCTCTCGAAGAAGTGCTGCGCGAGACTGCCAAGGGTTAG
- a CDS encoding type II secretion system F family protein, producing MATTYTWKGRSPSGELLSGEYATESKDDLVSYLRKRKIIITSVREKGGGALKINLPGSTRVSVKDIGVFTRQFATMINAGLPMVQCLDILAQQTEKVPLREAVAKVMSDVEGGSTLAEGLARHPKIFSNLFVNMVEAGEAGGILDVILVRLATFLEKLDALQRKVKSALTYPSVVGVVALGATAFMLIFIIPTFAKMFTDFGGDLPLPTRIVIGISDFLRAFWWALLAAIIGIVVGLQRYYKTSQGRLVIDKLLLKIPVLGMVIRKGSVARFTRTLGTLISSGVPILSGLEITARTSGNRVVELAVMSTRESISQGNTIAEPLKACGVFPPMVTQMISVGEQTGALDEMLDKIANFYDDEVDTAVDSLTAIIEPVMIVVMGTLVGGMLIAMYLPMFKLVTLVGGD from the coding sequence ATGGCCACGACCTATACATGGAAGGGCAGAAGCCCGAGCGGAGAGTTGCTCTCCGGCGAATACGCCACGGAGAGCAAGGATGATCTGGTCAGCTATCTGCGCAAGCGGAAGATCATCATCACATCGGTGCGCGAAAAGGGCGGCGGTGCACTGAAGATCAACCTGCCCGGCAGCACGCGGGTGAGTGTGAAGGACATCGGCGTGTTTACGCGCCAGTTCGCCACGATGATCAACGCGGGTCTGCCCATGGTGCAGTGCCTGGATATTCTGGCCCAGCAGACCGAGAAGGTTCCGCTGCGCGAGGCGGTGGCCAAGGTCATGAGTGACGTGGAGGGTGGTTCCACCCTGGCCGAGGGCCTCGCGCGTCATCCCAAGATCTTCTCGAACCTGTTCGTCAACATGGTGGAGGCGGGTGAAGCGGGCGGTATTCTGGACGTGATTCTGGTGCGCCTTGCCACCTTCCTGGAGAAGCTCGACGCCCTGCAGCGCAAGGTGAAGAGCGCGCTTACCTACCCCAGCGTGGTGGGTGTGGTTGCGCTGGGCGCCACGGCGTTCATGCTCATCTTCATCATTCCCACCTTTGCCAAGATGTTCACCGACTTCGGCGGCGACCTGCCGTTGCCGACGCGCATCGTCATCGGCATCAGCGACTTCCTGCGCGCCTTCTGGTGGGCGTTGCTGGCCGCCATCATCGGCATCGTGGTGGGGTTGCAGCGCTACTACAAGACTTCGCAGGGCCGTCTGGTCATCGACAAACTGCTGCTGAAGATTCCGGTGCTGGGCATGGTCATCCGCAAGGGCTCGGTGGCGCGCTTCACGCGCACGCTGGGCACGCTGATTTCGTCCGGTGTGCCGATTCTGTCCGGCCTGGAGATCACCGCCCGCACCTCGGGAAACCGGGTGGTGGAGCTGGCGGTCATGTCGACCCGCGAGAGCATCAGCCAGGGCAACACCATCGCCGAGCCGTTGAAGGCGTGCGGTGTGTTCCCGCCCATGGTGACGCAGATGATCTCGGTGGGCGAACAGACCGGTGCCCTCGACGAGATGCTGGACAAGATCGCCAACTTCTACGACGACGAGGTGGATACGGCGGTGGACTCGCTGACAGCGATCATCGAGCCGGTCATGATTGTCGTGATGGGCACACTGGTGGGCGGCATGCTCATCGCCATGTACCTGCCGATGTTCAAGCTCGTGACCCTGGTCGGCGGCGACTAG